In the genome of Rhizophagus irregularis chromosome 22, complete sequence, one region contains:
- a CDS encoding uncharacterized protein (antiSMASH:Cluster_1) → MGHFKPVIKTQVASAVTNTSSSSSNDNKNNSPPTPPNDTAPTTVSVSTQKSRKNQKVSDGQIKKAATPRKKRTNKKTVATKATVVEEASTEKISNSHETKPNVAMSTPEGSTAASTPDGALPASASKATRKRKSKSNKNNDNLQIEANNHESESKPKRARKAKDPNAPKRPLNAYLRFSLVKRAELKQQNPGMGPKEITIMLGEAWRKLSEDEKKTYHDLVTQAFVQWQEDMKAYQASIGIERVQYNREQNTVRANESADINPSTEEISAQDNIQLISQGNLEMQLASDNGVNNLPEIITSNNTVDGLYQLPANTTDSTYDLYDQRDSMEDFLDMADNSQAYGYRSTNTDMNGTHLYMDSLPSTMIPIQVGIVNQDAHNSYYIQDLIPTHQEREQNQVAKQDLLLCQPFDPSAVNQELESNVQENPIIQKQERPDANNMLLCQPFEPSDNKVMTDNDNDDSWLQDGTQYQNQIVQHTQQEFSESMMYSQVPQYEQQFQEHAPQQSEEIPLQELQHIEMYQQSLHHLIL, encoded by the exons atgGGTCATTTCAAACCAGTAATTAAAACACAGGTTGCTTCTGCAGTGACAAATACGTCTTCGTCTTCTagcaatgataataaaaataattcaccTCCCACGCCACCAAATGATACAGCACCAACGACGGTTAGTGTATCCACACAAAAAAGTCGAAAGAATCAAAAAGTATCTGATGGACAGATAAAAAAAGCAGCTACGCCACGTAAAAAGAGAACGAATAAAAAAACTGTCGCAACAAAAGCAACTGTTGTTGAGGAAGCTAGTACAGAAAAGATATCAAATTCACATGAAACAAAGCCAAATGTGGCAATGTCAACGCCGGAAGGATCGACGGCTGCATCTACACCAGATGGTGCGTTACCCGCTTCTGCTAGCAAAGCTACAAGGAAACGAAAGAGTAAAAgtaacaaaaataatgataatttacaaattgagGCAAATAATCACGAGAGTGAAAGCAAACCAAAACGAGCAAGAAAAGCCAAAGATCCGAACGCACCAAAAAGACCCCTTAATGCGTATTTGAGGTTTTCTTTAGTGAAAAG GGCAGAATTGAAGCAACAGAATCCTGGGATGGGTCCAAAAGAAATAACAATAATGCTTGGAGAAGCGTGGAGAAAATTATCCGAAGATGAAAAGAAG ACTTATCATGATCTTGTAACACAAGCTTTCGTGCAGTGGCAAGAAGATATGAAAGCATATCAAGCA tcaATTGGTATAGAGCGTGTACAATATAATCGTGAGCAAAATACGGTGCGAGCAAATGAAAGTGCAGACATAAATCCTTCCACGGAAGAAATATCAGCTCAAGATAATATACAACTAATTTCGCAAGGTAATTTAGAAATGCAACTAGCCTCCGATAATGGAGTAAATAACTTGCCCGAAATCATCACAAGTAACAATACGGTCGATGGGTTATATCAACTTCCAGCAAACACGACAGATTCAACTTACGACTTATATGACCAACGAGATTCTATGGAGGATTTTTTAGACATGGCTGATAATTCACAAGCATATGGATATCGTTCAACCAATACAGATATGAATGGAACTCATTTATATATGGATTCACTTCCATCTACGATGATTCCTATACAAGTGGGCATAGTTAATCAAGATGCGCATAACTCATACTATATTCAAGATCTTATTCCTACACATCAAGAACGAGAACAAAATCAGGTTGCCAAACAAGATCTACTTCTTTGCCAACCATTTGATCCATCTGCGGTTAATCAAGAATTAGAATCAAACGTTCAAGAAAATCCTATTATTCAAAAACAAGAAAGACCTGATGCAAACAATATGTTGCTTTGTCAGCCATTTGAACCTTCCGATAATAAAGTCATGACGGATAATGACAATGATGATTCATGGTTACAAGACGGAACTCAATATCAGAATCAAATTGTACAACACACACAACAGGAATTTTCTGAATCAATGATGTATTCGCAGGTTCCACAATATGAGCAGCAATTTCAAGAACACGCACCTCAACAATCAGAAGAAATTCCACTTCAAGAACTTCAACATATTGAAATGTATCAGCAGTCGTTGCATCATCTAATTCTATAA
- a CDS encoding uncharacterized protein (antiSMASH:Cluster_1), with the protein MKRKSISNVKSADISNIKSAIFNSLKKRYYNFGSALPPCCKLMRRAKKVLHVNDPYDITLLKNNYKWVKWAKWTDFDTREISAEYYSIFYIIHGIACSNARVIIACSNARAIIACSNAHHNIYCTITFILCY; encoded by the exons ATGAAGAGAAAAAGTATTTCAAACGTTAAAAGTGCGGATATTTCAAACATTAAAAGTGCG atatttaattcattaaaaaaacgatattataattttggaagTG CATTGCCGCCATGTTGTAAACTTATGAGAAGAGCCAAAAAAGTGTTACATGTCAATGATCCATATGATATCACACTATTAAAGAACAATTATAAGTGGGTTAAGTGGGCTAAGTGGACCGACTTTGACACACGTGAAATTTCAGCagaatattattcaatattttacataatacaCGGCATTGCATGTTCAAATGCTCGTGTCATAATTGCATGTTCAAATGCTCGTGCCATAATTGCATGTTCAAATGCTCATCATAATATTTACTGCACGATAACATTTATCTtatgttattaa
- a CDS encoding uncharacterized protein (antiSMASH:Cluster_1), translating to MSSVFTDDIIYEIFKLLKDTDVYGNSLYSCLYVNRRFCVIAAPFLWKTTFQKEAKSNIFISTYISCLNKRFHGWQNDNDRSLLLSGRFLTMSPLFEYETYLKEFSFKSLNKAVNHWFDCEYGSEDPKKKTITSKLEFYLFKMFAEKSALESLAIELDVENCWKIKEVFLGGSSRVSSIKNLSISFPTLTLKEPRFLSKVRRFLRELKIVFQNLDEVCFFVDEASDSNDLISQSSVEIISFVQNQKNLKGFNLIGGEDKFLPAKDIITSSLKAHANSLIHLNVDNVHFSGMSFSFFEKCCKLELLGMGYCKGLHNMDPNAKFSNLKKLELSLNQFQPHITASILKKAGESLVELDIDDVSHEISEVLVTYCTKIETLSISGKTKLALPWLSKLRNLKRLEFMQVAEMCNFNESEMSVLPSNIKIKKIITELFMTEFDCFYKSTQHLDFSLVSIIFSPEVKDFESISYEDPESSLEINIGSSGGTNPAEEYKLITIKKKRSDVLLNFHYLSEKLLAKEN from the coding sequence ATGTCTAGCGTTTTTACAGAcgatattatttatgaaatatttaaacttttaaaagatACTGACGTTTAtggaaattcattatattcttGTCTATACGTAAATAGACGATTTTGTGTTATTGCAGCACCTTTTCTCTGGAAGACTACCTTTCAAAAAGAAGCGAAatccaatatatttatatcaacaTACATTTCTTGTTTGAACAAACGTTTTCATGGTTGGCAAAATGATAATGACCGTAGTTTACTTTTATCTGGGAGATTTTTGACCATGTCACCACTCTTTGAGTATGAAACATacttaaaagaattttctttcaaatccTTAAACAAAGCTGTAAATCACTGGTTCGATTGTGAATATGGAAGTGAGGATCCTAAGAAAAAAACTATTACTagtaaattagaattttatttattcaagatGTTTGCCGAAAAAAGTGCTTTAGAATCATTGGCAATTGAACTCGATGTTGAAAATTGCTGGAAAATCAAGGAAGTTTTCTTGGGTGGAAGTTCAAGGGTTTCaagtataaaaaatctttcaatatCTTTTCCTACATTGACATTGAAAGAACCTCGTTTTTTATCCAAAGTTAGAAGATTCCTCCGTGAacttaaaattgtttttcaaAATCTCGATGaagtttgtttttttgttgatGAAGCAAGTGATAGTAATGACTTAATTTCTCAATCTTCTGTAGAAATCATCTCCTTTgtacaaaatcaaaaaaacctGAAAGGTTTTAATTTGATAGGAGGAGAGGATAAGTTTTTACCTGCCAAAGACATCATTACATCATCACTGAAAGCTCATGCTAATTCATTGATACATTTAAATGTCGATAATGTACACTTTAGTGGAATGTCATTTAGTTTTTTCGAAAAATGTtgtaaattagaattattaggTATGGGTTACTGTAAAGGATTACATAATATGGATCCTAATGCCAAATTTtcgaatctaaaaaaattggaattatcTTTGAATCAATTTCAACCCCACATTACTGcgtcaatattaaaaaaagcgGGAGAAAGTCTGGTTGAATTAGATATTGATGATGTTTCCCATGAAATCTCGGAGGTTTTAGTAACATATTGCACTAAAATTGAAACCCTATCCATCTCTGGAAAAACTAAGTTGGCGTTACCATGGCTttctaaattaagaaatttaaaaagattagaGTTCATGCAGGTGGCAGAAATGTGTAATTTCAATGAATCGGAAATGTCAGTTTTACCATCAAATATTAAGATTAAGAAGATAATAACTGAATTATTTATGACAGAATTTGattgtttttataaaagtaCTCAACATCTTGATTTTTCACTAGTGTCAATCATATTTTCTCCTGAGGTCAAAGATTTTGAAAGCATTAGTTATGAAGATCCTGAAAGTTCCTTGGAGATTAATATTGGTAGCTCTGGTGGTACCAATCCAGCAGAGGAATATAAActtattactataaaaaagaagCGAAGcgatgttttattaaattttcattatctttcAGAAAAATTGTTGGCAAAAgaaaactaa